From a region of the Rhinatrema bivittatum chromosome 15, aRhiBiv1.1, whole genome shotgun sequence genome:
- the LDLRAD2 gene encoding low-density lipoprotein receptor class A domain-containing protein 2 gives MVKGKGIHSERIAALFALLSFMALAVHAIDTVNLVDFCGQIIKGNGMIVNSHKESRKYYFVAMGTDCQLTMEASSPKDKIQFQFRFFLVYSLLRVSTSATKEPPETPRPGDPCQAGSYVQFYDGKGRNAVPLGPPLCGKSIPRPILSTGNYLTLRLVTRGQQPRVDFVGDFTSFRLGFNYSECHDGPYFHCQNGKCIPMSLVCDNKGIDNCGDGSDQSIHPPAQCKDKSTHSSLLALYITLGLIVGVALLFWCCWSPGWFIWRVSACRFYPCCNSFCASCHLCARSCVWRDKSRPGKVTPHDASSTPM, from the exons TTAATTTGGTGGATTTCTGTGGACAGATCATCAAGGGCAATGGGATGATTGTGAATTCCCACAAGGAGTCACGGAAATACTACTTTGTTGCCATGGGAACAGACTGCCAGCTGACCATGGAGGCGTCTTCACCGAAGGACAAAATCCAGTTTCAGTTCCGATTCTTTCTGGTGTACAGCCTACTGCGCGTGTCCACCAGTGCCACAAAGGAGCCTCCAGAGACCCCCAGGCCAGGG GACCCCTGCCAGGCTGGATCCTATGTGCAATTCTACGATGGGAAGGGGAGGAACGCCGTGCCCTTGGGGCCCCCTCTGTGTGGCAAAAGCATCCCAAGACCCATCCTATCCACAGGCAACTACCTGACCCTTCGGTTAGTGACTAGAGGACAGCAGCCCAGGGTGGACTTTGTTGGCGACTTCACTTCTTTTCGATTAG GATTCAACTACTCAGAATGCCATGATGGGCCATATTTCCACTGTCAGAATGGCAAATGCATCCCCATGAGCCTAGTGTGTGACAACAAAGGCATCGATAACTGCGGAGATGGGTCAGATCAGTCTATTCATCCTCCAGCTCAGTGTAAAG ATAAGAGCACCCACTCTTCTCTTCTGGCACTCTACATCACCCTGGGGTTAATTGTAGGGGTGGCGCTGCTCTTCTGGTGCTGTTGGTCCCCAGGCTGGTTCATCTGGAGGGTCAGCGCCTGCCGGTTCTACCCCTGCTGCAACTCCTTCTGTGCCTCCTGCCACCTCTGCGCCCGCAGCTGTGTCTGGAGGGACAAGAGCCGCCCGGGCAAAGTGACGCCCCACGACGCATCCAGCACGCCGATGTGA